The following are encoded together in the Pseudomonas xantholysinigenes genome:
- a CDS encoding IS110 family transposase gives MSVFVGVDVAKKSFDIAIPLPNGKMRTKAKLSNDPGGFRQFSDWLERHAEPGAWIVMEATGIYHEALAEHCHNQGYRVCILNPAVIAKFADVELRRVKTDKADAKVIAAYGQQKAVSLRQWEPEPPAQRRLRALVRRLDDLKEMRQMEQNRLDVALDAVQQSIQDVIGHINEELEKTRKAIEQTIDDDPDLRKRRELITSIDGLGDTTATLLLAELGDPLKYQSPSAIVAFSGLNPVVQQSGEFIGKSTISRTGASRLRAGLWMSGTVSIRHNPVVKELAERLSSRHKAYKQIVCAAMRKLLHLVYGVVKSGIPFDPKIPLAG, from the coding sequence ATGTCCGTCTTTGTTGGCGTTGATGTCGCCAAAAAATCTTTCGACATTGCCATCCCGCTCCCCAATGGCAAGATGCGCACCAAAGCCAAGCTGTCCAATGATCCTGGAGGGTTCAGGCAGTTTAGCGACTGGCTTGAGCGCCATGCTGAACCAGGCGCCTGGATTGTTATGGAGGCTACAGGCATCTATCACGAAGCGCTGGCCGAGCACTGTCACAACCAAGGTTATCGGGTGTGCATTCTGAACCCGGCGGTGATTGCGAAATTCGCTGACGTGGAGCTTCGGCGCGTCAAAACAGATAAGGCTGACGCCAAAGTCATTGCTGCCTATGGCCAACAAAAGGCTGTCTCGCTTCGCCAGTGGGAGCCTGAGCCCCCTGCGCAGCGCCGCTTGCGTGCTCTGGTGCGGCGACTGGACGACCTCAAGGAAATGCGCCAGATGGAGCAGAATCGTTTGGATGTCGCACTAGATGCGGTACAGCAGTCGATTCAAGACGTAATCGGGCACATCAACGAAGAGCTGGAAAAGACCAGGAAGGCCATCGAGCAGACGATCGATGATGATCCAGACCTGCGCAAGCGACGTGAGCTGATTACCTCGATTGATGGTTTGGGTGACACCACTGCTACGTTGCTGCTCGCCGAACTGGGCGATCCACTGAAATACCAAAGCCCTTCTGCGATTGTCGCGTTTTCAGGCTTAAACCCAGTGGTGCAGCAATCGGGAGAGTTCATAGGTAAGAGCACTATTTCGCGTACAGGCGCCTCAAGGCTGCGTGCAGGCTTGTGGATGTCAGGCACTGTCTCAATCAGACATAACCCTGTTGTGAAGGAACTGGCAGAGCGGTTGAGCAGCCGGCACAAAGCTTACAAACAGATCGTCTGCGCGGCGATGCGCAAGCTGCTGCACCTGGTTTACGGGGTGGTGAAGTCGGGGATACCGTTTGACCCCAAAATCCCTCTTGCGGGGTGA
- a CDS encoding TonB-dependent receptor family protein: MRPTLPYSLLALFVAGTTQAANRVELDQVLIQDQPPSELEAAAEHLREIPGASNLVDMDKVGQGRVASNQDVLAYQPGVFAQSAGNDGIKLSIRGSGINRAPGAHGSGVYTMFDGLPLTGPGGTPYELFEPLWLSRAEVLRGANGFDQGSLALGGAINYVTHTGYDAAPLQLRYEVGSRGYQRRHISSGQVLGNLDYYVALTDAEYDGYQQHSSGSAKGIAANVGYRFNPNLETRFYLRYRETENDLAGRLTKEQIKHHPRAANPAYLARNDRRPQPGSTWVGNKTTFFLDDDSRLEAGLVYHDYPMDLREGPMRLKVAYSDVSGTLNYLRRDTLFGHESKTTLGWRTTKHLPNSGASQFSRVNDVVGARTRDFSYQGSDTVLHLGNDLELIPDLWLSTGLAMIYTRRESDVSYPASGGKVSQHDWDYAPRLGLRYDIRPDLQVYGNLSRSVEPPHPWSLVWSAPVNNQPMKMQNQTATTLELGARGDSALGRWDLAWYYAQVRHELLNVEVVQGLPFKEFNASPTVHQGIEAGLDSLLWEQPGTGKLSLRQAYTFSDFHYRDDDRFGDNRLPGIPMHYYQAELRYDWPSGFYAGVNTQMASKVQVDYANSNHADAYALLGARLGWNSPKRDWQTWLDLRNLTNQRYAATVTPGYDDRGRDEARSTPGEGFGVYAGVSYSFR, encoded by the coding sequence ATGCGCCCCACCCTGCCCTACTCCCTGCTGGCCCTGTTCGTCGCCGGCACCACCCAGGCCGCCAACCGCGTCGAACTCGACCAGGTGCTGATCCAGGACCAGCCTCCATCCGAACTGGAGGCTGCCGCCGAGCACCTGCGCGAAATCCCCGGCGCCAGCAACCTGGTGGACATGGACAAGGTCGGCCAGGGCCGGGTGGCCAGCAACCAGGACGTGCTGGCCTATCAGCCGGGGGTGTTCGCCCAGTCGGCGGGCAACGACGGCATCAAGCTGTCGATCCGTGGTTCAGGCATCAACCGCGCACCGGGCGCCCATGGCTCGGGGGTGTACACGATGTTCGACGGCCTGCCGCTGACCGGTCCGGGCGGTACTCCGTATGAGCTGTTCGAGCCACTGTGGCTGAGCCGCGCCGAAGTGCTGCGCGGCGCCAACGGTTTCGACCAGGGCTCGCTGGCCCTGGGCGGTGCGATCAACTATGTGACCCACACCGGCTACGATGCGGCGCCCCTGCAGCTGCGCTACGAGGTCGGTAGCCGCGGCTACCAGCGCCGGCACATCAGCTCCGGCCAGGTACTGGGCAACCTCGATTACTACGTGGCCCTGACCGACGCCGAATACGACGGCTACCAGCAGCACAGCAGCGGCAGCGCCAAGGGCATCGCCGCCAACGTCGGCTACCGCTTCAACCCCAATCTGGAAACGCGCTTCTACCTGCGCTACCGGGAGACCGAGAACGACCTGGCCGGGCGCCTGACCAAGGAGCAGATCAAGCATCACCCGCGCGCCGCCAACCCGGCCTACCTGGCCCGCAACGACCGACGCCCGCAACCGGGCAGCACCTGGGTCGGCAACAAGACCACGTTCTTCCTCGACGACGATTCACGGCTGGAGGCCGGCCTGGTCTATCACGACTACCCCATGGACCTGCGCGAAGGCCCGATGCGCCTGAAGGTCGCCTACAGCGATGTCAGCGGCACGCTCAACTACCTGCGCCGCGACACCCTCTTCGGGCACGAGAGCAAGACCACCCTCGGCTGGCGCACCACCAAGCACCTGCCCAACAGCGGCGCCTCGCAGTTTTCCCGGGTCAACGACGTGGTCGGCGCGCGCACCCGCGACTTCAGCTACCAGGGCTCAGACACCGTCCTGCACCTGGGCAACGACCTGGAGCTGATCCCTGACCTGTGGCTGAGCACGGGCCTGGCCATGATCTATACCCGCCGTGAGAGCGACGTCAGCTACCCGGCCAGTGGCGGCAAGGTCAGCCAGCATGACTGGGACTATGCGCCACGGCTGGGGCTGCGCTACGACATCCGCCCGGACCTGCAGGTCTATGGCAACCTCAGCCGCTCGGTAGAGCCGCCGCATCCGTGGTCGCTGGTCTGGAGCGCGCCGGTCAACAACCAGCCCATGAAGATGCAGAACCAGACCGCCACCACCCTGGAACTGGGCGCCCGCGGCGACTCCGCGCTGGGCCGCTGGGACCTGGCCTGGTACTACGCCCAGGTCCGCCACGAACTGCTCAACGTGGAAGTCGTGCAAGGCTTGCCATTCAAGGAGTTCAACGCCAGCCCCACCGTGCACCAGGGCATCGAGGCCGGCCTGGACAGCCTGCTCTGGGAGCAACCCGGCACCGGCAAGCTCAGCCTGCGCCAGGCCTACACCTTCAGCGACTTCCATTACCGCGACGATGACAGGTTCGGCGACAACCGCCTGCCCGGCATCCCCATGCACTACTACCAGGCCGAGCTGCGCTACGACTGGCCGAGCGGGTTCTACGCCGGGGTCAACACGCAGATGGCGTCCAAGGTGCAGGTGGACTACGCCAACAGCAATCACGCCGATGCCTACGCCCTGCTCGGCGCACGCCTGGGCTGGAACTCGCCCAAGCGCGACTGGCAGACCTGGCTGGACCTGCGCAACCTGACCAACCAGCGCTATGCCGCGACGGTGACGCCAGGGTATGACGATCGCGGGCGCGATGAAGCGCGCTCCACGCCTGGGGAAGGGTTTGGGGTGTATGCGGGGGTGTCCTACAGCTTCCGGTAA
- the nuoN gene encoding NADH-quinone oxidoreductase subunit NuoN, translating into MEFTTQHFIALAPMLITTITTVVVMLAIAWKRNHSQTFLLSTVGLNLALLSILPALKVAPLAVTSLVTIDKFACLYMAIILVATLACVTLAHAYLGEGSKGFPGNREELYLLLLMSALGGLVLVSANHLAGLFIGLELLSVPVYGLVAYAFFNKRSLEAGIKYMVLSAAGSAFLLFGMALLYADAGALTFDQLGKALAATSMPSLLAQLGLGMMLVGLAFKLSLVPFHLWTPDVYEGAPAPVAAFLATASKVAVFAVVVRLFMLSPAASSGVLSTVLAVIAVASIIIGNLLALTQSNLKRLLGYSSIAHFGYLVIALVASKGLALEAMGVYLVTYVITSLGAFGVITLMSSPYAGRDADALYEYRGLFWRRPYLTAVLTVMMLSLAGIPLTAGFIGKFYIIATGVESHLWWLVGALVIGSAIGVYYYLRVMVTLYLVEPNLRRHDAPLKWEQRTGGVMLLAIAILAFVLGVYPQPLLEMVQQAGLQLIG; encoded by the coding sequence ATGGAATTCACCACTCAACACTTCATCGCATTGGCGCCGATGCTGATCACCACCATCACCACGGTGGTGGTGATGCTGGCGATCGCCTGGAAGCGCAACCACTCGCAGACCTTCCTGCTGTCCACCGTGGGCCTGAACCTGGCCCTGCTGTCGATCCTGCCGGCGCTCAAGGTCGCGCCGCTGGCAGTGACCTCGTTGGTGACCATCGACAAGTTCGCCTGCCTGTACATGGCGATCATCCTGGTGGCCACCCTGGCCTGCGTCACCCTCGCCCACGCCTATCTCGGCGAAGGCTCCAAGGGTTTCCCGGGCAACCGTGAAGAGCTGTACCTGCTGCTGCTGATGTCGGCACTGGGTGGCCTGGTGCTGGTCAGCGCCAACCACCTGGCGGGCCTGTTCATCGGCCTGGAGCTGCTGTCGGTGCCGGTCTACGGCCTGGTGGCGTACGCCTTCTTCAACAAGCGCTCGCTGGAAGCCGGCATCAAGTACATGGTGCTGTCGGCCGCCGGTTCCGCCTTCCTGCTGTTCGGCATGGCGCTGCTGTACGCCGACGCCGGTGCCCTGACCTTCGACCAACTGGGCAAGGCCCTGGCTGCCACCAGCATGCCGAGCCTGCTGGCACAGCTGGGCCTGGGCATGATGCTGGTGGGCCTGGCCTTCAAGCTGTCGCTGGTGCCGTTCCACCTGTGGACCCCAGACGTGTACGAAGGCGCCCCGGCGCCGGTCGCCGCGTTCCTGGCCACCGCCAGCAAGGTCGCGGTGTTCGCCGTGGTGGTACGCCTGTTCATGCTCTCCCCCGCCGCCAGCAGCGGCGTGCTGAGCACCGTGCTGGCGGTGATCGCGGTCGCCTCGATCATCATCGGCAACCTGCTGGCGCTGACCCAGAGCAACCTCAAGCGTCTGCTCGGTTACTCGTCCATCGCCCACTTCGGCTACCTGGTCATCGCCCTGGTCGCCAGCAAGGGCCTGGCCCTGGAAGCCATGGGCGTGTACCTGGTCACCTACGTGATCACCAGCCTCGGCGCCTTCGGCGTGATCACCCTGATGTCCTCGCCGTACGCCGGCCGTGACGCCGACGCCCTGTACGAGTACCGCGGCCTGTTCTGGCGCCGTCCGTACCTGACCGCGGTACTGACCGTGATGATGCTGTCGCTGGCCGGCATCCCGCTGACCGCCGGTTTCATCGGCAAGTTCTACATCATCGCCACCGGCGTCGAGTCGCACCTGTGGTGGCTGGTTGGCGCTCTGGTGATCGGCAGCGCCATCGGCGTGTACTACTACCTGCGGGTCATGGTCACCCTGTACCTGGTCGAGCCGAACCTGCGTCGCCACGACGCTCCGCTGAAGTGGGAACAGCGCACCGGCGGCGTGATGCTGCTGGCTATCGCCATTCTCGCCTTCGTGCTGGGTGTGTACCCGCAGCCACTGCTGGAAATGGTGCAACAGGCGGGTCTGCAACTGATCGGTTGA
- the nuoM gene encoding NADH-quinone oxidoreductase subunit M, with amino-acid sequence MILPWLILIPFIGGFLCWLGERFGATLPRWIALLTMSLLLGIGLWLWATGNYTLAPTPGAEPAWALEYKVEWIKRFGISIHLALDGLSLLMILLTGLLGVLSVLCSWKEIQRHVGFFHLNLMWILGGVVGVFLALDLFLFFFFWEMMLVPMYFLIALWGHSSADGKKTRIYAATKFFIFTQASGLIMLVAILGLVLVNYNSTGVITFNYSDLLKAELPAGVEYILMLGFFIAFAVKLPVVPFHSWLPDAHAQAPTAGSVDLAGILLKTAAYGLLRFALPLFPNASAEFAPIAMTLGLIGIFYGAFLAFAQTDIKRLIAFSSVSHMGFVLIGIYSGSQQALQGAVIQMLAHGLSAAALFILSGQLYERLHTRDMRQMGGLWHRIAYLPAISLFFAAASLGLPGTGNFVGEFLILIGSFAHVPWITVIATTGLVFGSVYSLIMIHRAYFGPAKADTVLAGMDSRELIMVLGLAGLLILLGVYPQPFLDTSAATMSGVQQWLGSAFTQLASAR; translated from the coding sequence ATGATTTTGCCTTGGCTGATCCTGATCCCCTTCATCGGCGGCTTCCTGTGCTGGCTGGGTGAGCGCTTCGGCGCCACCCTGCCGCGCTGGATCGCGCTGCTGACCATGTCCCTGCTGCTTGGCATCGGCCTGTGGCTGTGGGCGACCGGTAACTACACGCTGGCCCCGACCCCGGGCGCCGAACCTGCCTGGGCCCTCGAATACAAGGTCGAGTGGATCAAGCGCTTCGGCATCAGCATCCACCTGGCCCTCGATGGCCTGTCGCTGCTGATGATCCTGCTCACCGGCCTGCTCGGCGTGCTGTCGGTGCTGTGCTCGTGGAAAGAGATCCAGCGCCACGTCGGCTTCTTCCACCTCAACCTGATGTGGATCCTCGGCGGCGTGGTCGGTGTGTTCCTGGCCCTGGACCTGTTCCTGTTCTTCTTCTTCTGGGAAATGATGCTGGTGCCGATGTACTTCCTCATCGCGCTCTGGGGTCACAGCTCGGCCGATGGCAAGAAGACCCGGATCTACGCGGCAACCAAGTTCTTCATCTTCACCCAGGCCAGCGGCCTGATCATGCTGGTGGCGATCCTCGGCCTGGTGCTGGTCAACTACAACAGCACCGGGGTGATCACCTTCAACTACAGCGACCTGCTCAAGGCCGAGCTGCCGGCCGGCGTCGAGTACATCCTGATGCTGGGCTTCTTCATCGCCTTCGCGGTGAAGCTGCCGGTGGTGCCGTTCCACTCCTGGCTGCCTGACGCCCACGCCCAGGCACCGACCGCAGGTTCCGTGGACCTGGCCGGTATCCTGCTGAAGACCGCGGCCTACGGCCTGCTGCGCTTCGCCCTGCCGCTGTTCCCGAACGCCTCGGCCGAGTTCGCGCCGATCGCCATGACCCTGGGCCTGATCGGTATCTTCTACGGTGCCTTCCTGGCCTTCGCGCAGACCGACATCAAGCGCCTGATCGCCTTCTCCAGCGTTTCGCACATGGGCTTCGTGCTGATCGGTATCTACTCCGGCAGCCAGCAGGCCCTGCAGGGCGCGGTGATCCAGATGCTGGCCCACGGCCTGTCGGCCGCCGCGCTGTTCATCCTGTCCGGCCAGTTGTACGAGCGCCTGCACACCCGTGACATGCGTCAGATGGGTGGCCTGTGGCACCGCATCGCTTACCTACCCGCCATCAGCCTGTTCTTCGCTGCCGCCTCGCTGGGCCTGCCGGGCACCGGCAACTTCGTCGGCGAGTTCCTGATCCTGATCGGCAGCTTCGCCCATGTACCGTGGATCACCGTGATCGCCACCACCGGCCTGGTGTTCGGTTCGGTGTACTCGCTGATCATGATCCACCGCGCCTACTTCGGTCCGGCCAAGGCCGACACCGTGCTGGCCGGCATGGACAGCCGCGAGCTGATCATGGTGCTGGGCCTGGCTGGCCTGCTGATCCTGCTGGGCGTGTATCCGCAGCCGTTCCTCGACACCTCTGCCGCCACCATGAGCGGTGTGCAGCAGTGGCTCGGTTCCGCTTTCACTCAACTCGCTTCGGCCCGGTAA
- the nuoL gene encoding NADH-quinone oxidoreductase subunit L yields MNLLFLTFVFPLIGFLLLSFSRGRFSENLSALIGVGSVGLSAATAAYVIWQFNVAPPEGGAYSQLLWQWMSVDGFAPNFTLYLDGLSVTMLGVVTGVGFLIHLFASWYMRGEAGYSRFFSYTNLFIASMLFLILGDNLLFIYFGWEGVGLCSYLLIGFYYSNRNNGNAALKAFIVTRIGDVFMAIGLFILFAQLGTLNVQELLVLAPQKFQAGDTWMVLATLMLLGGAVGKSAQLPLQTWLADAMAGPTPVSALIHAATMVTAGVYLIARTNGLFLLAPDILHLVGVVGGVTLVLAGFAALVQTDIKRILAYSTMSQIGYMFLALGVGAWDAAIFHLMTHAFFKALLFLASGAVIVACHHEQNIFKMGGLWKKLPLAYASFVVGGAALAALPILTVGFYSKDEILWEAFASGNSGLLYAGLVGAFMTSLYTFRLIFIAFHGEAKTEAHAGHGISHWLPLGVLIVLSTFVGAWIHPPLAGVLPESAGHAGGEAKHSLEIASGAIAIAGILLSALLFLGKRRFVTAVANSGIGRVLSAWWFAAWGFDWIYDKLFVKPYLLISHLLRKDPVDRGIGLIPRMARGGHVAMSKTETGQLRWYTASIAVGAVLVLGAVVVAAV; encoded by the coding sequence ATGAACCTTCTCTTCCTGACTTTCGTCTTCCCCCTGATCGGCTTCCTGCTGCTGTCGTTCTCCCGCGGACGGTTCTCGGAGAACCTGTCGGCGCTGATCGGCGTCGGCTCGGTGGGCCTCTCGGCCGCCACCGCCGCCTACGTGATCTGGCAGTTCAATGTCGCCCCGCCTGAAGGCGGCGCGTACAGCCAGCTGCTGTGGCAGTGGATGTCGGTGGACGGCTTCGCGCCGAACTTCACCCTGTACCTGGACGGCCTGTCGGTGACCATGCTCGGCGTGGTCACCGGTGTCGGCTTCCTGATCCACCTGTTCGCCTCCTGGTACATGCGTGGCGAAGCCGGCTACTCGCGCTTCTTCTCGTACACCAACCTGTTCATCGCCAGCATGCTGTTCCTGATCCTCGGCGATAACCTGCTGTTCATCTACTTCGGTTGGGAAGGCGTGGGCCTGTGCTCGTACCTGTTGATCGGTTTCTACTACAGCAACCGCAACAACGGTAACGCGGCGCTCAAGGCCTTCATCGTCACCCGTATCGGCGACGTGTTCATGGCCATCGGCCTGTTCATCCTGTTTGCCCAGCTGGGCACGCTGAACGTGCAGGAACTGCTGGTGCTGGCTCCGCAGAAGTTCCAGGCGGGTGACACCTGGATGGTCCTGGCGACCCTGATGCTGCTGGGTGGCGCGGTCGGTAAATCGGCCCAGCTGCCGCTGCAGACCTGGCTGGCCGACGCGATGGCCGGCCCGACTCCGGTTTCGGCGCTGATCCACGCGGCGACCATGGTGACCGCCGGCGTCTACCTGATCGCCCGTACCAACGGCCTGTTCCTGCTGGCCCCGGACATCCTCCACCTGGTTGGCGTGGTCGGTGGCGTGACCCTGGTCCTGGCCGGCTTCGCCGCCCTGGTGCAGACCGACATCAAGCGTATCCTCGCCTACTCGACCATGAGCCAGATCGGCTACATGTTCCTGGCCCTGGGTGTTGGCGCCTGGGACGCGGCGATCTTCCACCTGATGACCCACGCCTTCTTCAAGGCCCTGCTGTTCCTTGCCTCCGGTGCGGTGATCGTTGCCTGCCACCACGAGCAGAACATCTTCAAGATGGGCGGCCTGTGGAAGAAACTGCCGCTGGCCTACGCCAGCTTCGTGGTCGGTGGCGCCGCCCTGGCTGCCCTGCCGATCCTGACCGTGGGCTTCTACTCCAAGGACGAAATTCTTTGGGAAGCCTTCGCCAGCGGCAACAGCGGCCTGCTGTACGCCGGCCTGGTCGGCGCGTTCATGACCTCGCTGTACACCTTCCGCCTGATCTTCATCGCCTTCCACGGCGAAGCCAAGACCGAAGCCCACGCCGGCCACGGCATCAGCCACTGGCTGCCGCTGGGCGTGCTGATCGTGCTGTCGACCTTCGTCGGCGCCTGGATCCACCCACCGCTGGCAGGCGTGCTGCCTGAAAGCGCCGGCCACGCCGGTGGCGAAGCCAAGCACTCGCTGGAAATCGCCTCGGGCGCCATCGCCATCGCCGGTATCCTGCTGTCGGCCCTGCTGTTCCTGGGCAAGCGTCGCTTCGTCACTGCGGTCGCGAACAGCGGTATCGGTCGCGTCCTGTCGGCCTGGTGGTTCGCCGCCTGGGGCTTCGACTGGATCTACGACAAGCTTTTCGTCAAACCGTACCTGCTGATCAGCCACCTCCTGCGCAAGGACCCGGTTGACCGCGGCATCGGCCTGATTCCTCGGATGGCGCGTGGCGGCCATGTCGCCATGAGCAAGACCGAGACGGGCCAACTGCGCTGGTACACCGCCTCTATCGCCGTCGGTGCCGTGCTGGTGCTCGGCGCTGTGGTAGTGGCTGCGGTATGA
- the nuoK gene encoding NADH-quinone oxidoreductase subunit NuoK has protein sequence MGAIPLEHGLAVAGILFCLGLVGLMVRRNILFVLMSLEVMMNASALAFIVAGARWVQPDGQVMFILVISLAAAEASIGLAILLQLYRRFHTLDIDAASEMRG, from the coding sequence ATGGGTGCTATCCCTCTCGAACATGGTCTGGCGGTCGCCGGCATCCTGTTCTGCTTAGGTCTGGTCGGGCTGATGGTCCGCCGCAACATCCTCTTCGTGCTCATGAGCCTGGAAGTCATGATGAACGCCTCCGCCCTGGCGTTCATCGTCGCCGGTGCCCGTTGGGTCCAGCCCGACGGTCAGGTGATGTTCATTCTGGTGATCAGCCTGGCAGCCGCCGAGGCCAGCATTGGCCTGGCGATCCTGCTGCAGCTGTATCGCCGCTTCCACACTCTCGACATCGATGCTGCCAGTGAGATGCGCGGATGA
- the nuoJ gene encoding NADH-quinone oxidoreductase subunit J, which yields MEFAFYFASGVAVVSTLRVVTGTNPVHALLYLIISLISVAMIFFSLGAPFAGALEVIAYAGAIMVLFVFVVMMLNLGPASVAQERGWLKPGIWAGPVILAALLLLELLYVLFVTPSGAAISGTTITPKEVGISLFGPYLLVVELASMLLLAAAVTAFHLGRNEAKE from the coding sequence ATGGAATTCGCTTTCTACTTCGCATCCGGTGTCGCCGTCGTCTCCACGCTGCGCGTGGTGACCGGCACCAACCCGGTGCACGCCCTGCTCTACCTGATCATTTCGCTGATTTCCGTGGCGATGATCTTCTTCTCCCTCGGTGCGCCGTTCGCCGGCGCCCTGGAAGTGATCGCCTACGCCGGCGCCATCATGGTGCTGTTCGTCTTCGTGGTGATGATGCTCAACCTCGGGCCGGCCTCGGTCGCCCAGGAACGTGGCTGGCTCAAGCCAGGCATCTGGGCGGGACCGGTGATCCTCGCCGCCCTGCTGCTGCTGGAGCTGCTGTACGTGCTGTTCGTCACCCCGAGTGGCGCGGCCATCAGCGGTACCACCATCACCCCGAAGGAAGTCGGCATCAGCCTGTTCGGGCCGTACCTGCTGGTGGTCGAGCTGGCCTCGATGCTGCTGCTCGCGGCCGCCGTCACCGCCTTCCACCTGGGCCGCAACGAGGCGAAGGAGTAA
- the nuoI gene encoding NADH-quinone oxidoreductase subunit NuoI, giving the protein MFKYIGDIVKGTGTQLRSLAMVFSHGFRKRDTLQYPEEPVYLPPRYRGRIVLTRDPDGEERCVACNLCAVACPVGCISLQKAETEDGRWYPEFFRINFSRCIFCGLCEEACPTTAIQLTPDFEMAEFKRQDLVYEKEDLLISGPGKNPDYNFYRVAGMAIAGKPKGSAQNEAEPINVKSLLP; this is encoded by the coding sequence ATGTTCAAGTATATCGGCGACATCGTTAAGGGCACCGGCACACAGCTGCGCAGCCTGGCCATGGTGTTCTCCCACGGGTTCCGCAAGCGCGACACCCTGCAGTACCCCGAAGAACCCGTGTACCTGCCGCCGCGCTACCGCGGCCGCATCGTCCTCACCCGCGACCCCGACGGCGAGGAGCGCTGCGTGGCGTGCAACCTCTGCGCGGTGGCCTGCCCGGTCGGCTGCATCTCGCTGCAGAAGGCCGAGACCGAGGACGGCCGTTGGTACCCCGAGTTCTTCCGCATCAACTTCTCGCGCTGCATTTTCTGCGGCCTGTGCGAAGAGGCGTGCCCGACCACCGCGATCCAGCTCACTCCGGATTTCGAAATGGCCGAGTTCAAGCGTCAGGACCTGGTGTACGAGAAAGAAGATCTGCTGATCTCCGGCCCCGGCAAGAACCCTGACTACAACTTCTACCGTGTTGCGGGCATGGCGATCGCTGGCAAGCCGAAAGGCTCCGCGCAGAACGAAGCCGAGCCGATCAACGTGAAGAGCTTGCTCCCATAA
- the nuoH gene encoding NADH-quinone oxidoreductase subunit NuoH codes for MSWFTPEVIDVILTVVRAIVVLLAVVVCGALLSFVERRLLGWWQDRYGPNRVGPYGMFQIAADMLKMFFKEDWNPPFVDRMIFTLAPVVAMSALLIAFVVIPITPLWGVADLNIGLLFFFAMAGLSVYAVLFAGWSSNNKYALLGSLRASAQTVSYEVFLGLALMGVVVQVGSFNMRDIVEYQAQNLWFIIPQFFGFCTFFIAGVAVTHRHPFDQPEAEQELADGYHIEYAGMKWGMFFVGEYIGIILISALLVTLFFGGWHGPFGILPQLSFLWFALKTGFFIMLFILLRASIPRPRYDQVMDFSWKFCLPLTLINLLVTAAIVLYNTPAVAAQ; via the coding sequence ATGAGCTGGTTCACCCCCGAAGTGATCGATGTGATCCTCACCGTGGTCCGCGCCATCGTGGTCCTGCTGGCGGTGGTGGTCTGCGGCGCGCTGCTCAGCTTCGTCGAACGTCGCCTGCTGGGCTGGTGGCAGGACCGCTACGGCCCGAACCGCGTCGGCCCGTACGGCATGTTCCAGATCGCCGCCGACATGCTGAAGATGTTCTTCAAGGAAGACTGGAACCCGCCCTTCGTCGATCGCATGATCTTCACCCTGGCGCCGGTGGTGGCCATGAGCGCCCTGCTGATCGCCTTCGTGGTCATCCCGATCACCCCGCTGTGGGGCGTCGCCGACCTGAACATCGGCCTGCTGTTCTTCTTCGCCATGGCCGGCCTGTCGGTCTACGCGGTGCTGTTCGCCGGCTGGTCGTCGAACAACAAGTACGCCCTGCTCGGCAGCCTGCGGGCCTCGGCGCAGACCGTGTCGTACGAAGTGTTCCTGGGTCTGGCGCTGATGGGCGTGGTGGTGCAGGTGGGCTCGTTCAACATGCGCGACATCGTTGAGTACCAGGCCCAGAACCTGTGGTTCATCATTCCGCAGTTCTTCGGCTTCTGCACCTTCTTCATCGCTGGCGTCGCCGTGACTCACCGTCACCCGTTCGACCAGCCGGAAGCGGAACAGGAACTGGCCGACGGCTACCACATCGAATATGCCGGCATGAAGTGGGGCATGTTCTTCGTCGGTGAGTACATCGGCATCATCCTCATCTCGGCGCTGCTGGTAACCCTGTTCTTCGGTGGCTGGCACGGCCCGTTCGGCATCCTGCCGCAACTGTCGTTCCTGTGGTTCGCCCTGAAGACCGGCTTCTTCATCATGCTGTTCATCCTGCTGCGCGCCTCGATCCCGCGCCCACGCTATGACCAGGTGATGGACTTCAGCTGGAAGTTCTGCCTGCCGCTGACCCTGATCAATTTGCTGGTGACCGCTGCGATCGTGCTCTACAACACGCCAGCCGTCGCGGCCCAGTGA